Proteins encoded in a region of the Anopheles ziemanni chromosome 2, idAnoZiCoDA_A2_x.2, whole genome shotgun sequence genome:
- the LOC131293668 gene encoding uncharacterized protein K02A2.6-like, producing MKAVARSYVYWPSIDRDIAEYVKTCHACAVASKSSPREKPVSWPATKKPWERIHIDYAGPVDGDYFLVMVDAHAKWPQVVRTCSTTTKATIAMMRGIFARFGYPETLVSDNGPQFVSFEFEDYCCRNGIEHVKTAPFHPQSNGQAERFVDTLKRKMQKIHEGGATREESLDIFLASYRMTPNPVVRNGQTPAEAMLGRKVRTALELLKPPSAEKEAPPVGDKRFGSGDAVYTKMYARNSWRWVPARIVRELGTVMFEVETEDRKVHRRHLNQLRERGAATSINAPSNTVEPNRLPLDLLIDPAPQETRPISPAGQQIITSDTVASPRPVPFVTSRRRQPIQEPRRSSRPRRPPRRLDEYRLN from the coding sequence ATGAAGGCGGTGGCTCGCAGTTATGTGTACTGGCCAAGCATAGATAGAGACATTGCCGAGTACGTGAAAACATGCCACGCCTGTGCAGTAGCATCGAAGTCCTCCCCGCGTGAGAAACCCGTTTCCTGGCCAGCTACCAAGAAGCCCTGGGAGCGCATCCACATCGATTATGCCGGTCCAGTTGACGGTGATTACTTTTTGGTAATGGTTGATGCGCATGCAAAGTGGCCACAGGTAGTAAGGACGTGTAGCACTACGACAAAGGCTACTATTGCGATGATGCGGGGCATCTTCGCAAGATTTGGCTATCCCGAAACGTTGGTCAGCGATAATGGACCCCAGTTCGTATCGTTCGAGTTTGAGGACTACTGTTGCAGAAACGGCATAGAGCACGTGAAAACCGCGCCGTTTCATCCTCAATCGAATGGGCAAGCTGAGCGTTTCGTGGACacgctaaaaagaaaaatgcaaaagatcCACGAAGGTGGAGCCACACGAGAGGAATCACTTGATATTTTCCTTGCATCTTATCGGATGACTCCCAACCCGGTTGTAAGAAATGGCCAAACTCCGGCGGAGGCTATGCTGGGGCGAAAGGTTCGGACCGCCCTAGAACTATTGAAACCTCCCTCCGCAGAAAAGGAAGCACCGCCAGTGGGCGATAAACGGTTCGGTAGCGGTGACGCCGTTTATACCAAGATGTATGCTAGAAACTCTTGGCGGTGGGTTCCAGCACGGATTGTACGAGAACTAGGCACGGTGATGTTCGAGGTGGAGACCGAGGATCGCAAGGTGCATCGCCGTCACCTGAATCAGCTTAGAGAGCGCGGTGCTGCCACGTCAATTAATGCACCTAGTAATACCGTAGAGCCGAACCGATTGCCGTTGGATTTGCTCATCGATCCGGCGCCGCAGGAAACAAGGCCGATTTCTCCTGCAGGGCAGCAAATCATCACATCGGATACGGTTGCATCTCCACGTCCAGTCCCTTTCGTGACTAGCAGACGACGGCAGCCGATACAAGAACCACGCCGGTCTTCTAGGCCTAGAAGACCCCCACGTAGGCTCGACGAGTATCGTCTAAATTAA
- the LOC131282705 gene encoding eukaryotic translation initiation factor 4 gamma 2, with protein sequence MYAQLCKRIEKELETDIDKNKSSTFLQILLNVCRDKFENRVQYSEKIINSESTLTDDLEEKKNVAKQKILGNVKFIGELYKLDMLAEPHLHKMLRSLFTNKSSSSTEKNCEDMECLAQLIRTCGKNLDTELGKQLMDQYFDRMEQYSLSSKFPPRIRFMLRDLIELRKNNWTPRKVALVEGPAPIQELNHDDDVLPPGLNHLRNRDRDYRNNDRSEQRDWISKFTLNLQHLNDGFNLLGVSSPSPLLPSYNQSSNGYGNRDHRDNGGGGGGGGGNYRMHNNRTNQNNYGNNMRYNKHSNNHHHHQGGGGGGSGGSIRDSSSGSHNSPYGNSNMMNNKDLAPRFKRNLMTPPQNPVEELQMRPTPNSLLFKANMNIKTQLPISSPMGVGGVGGGSKITYNSQSVNEFSSPLTTRTLLSEQRNASQINSSAFSGGSNAGSSFDGSGVSGSSSMPNSVANNSQINNSAVGNNSNVMSSGRSAGGISNVNQNASSITMGHHHHHQQQQHVSHGINPRSIAGTGMNTNYHHNNQLQHNQKHQYHHEDSQQHYYTQQHEHHGGHQQQRGHGVINGGSERSLMPHDGHSHNNRHYDSQAHSSTTSNVMSTTGPNTPASPANNLVQNEQMIIKQASSEKLEKKNKKDKGPGKDEYLVRVAAFVSDVLLENIKQQIAEDEQQHNINEIGSSKEPASNNEKNKAVQEIVIEVVDKQSNDKPPTTTEQEEGSEDEKRESLSETTSSHPDSSSFIDTAKQETGLDSQETRDFKTQQFEANETTAGELGMEEKVDVGSETNKETNAVLFVDQEQIKENIIEQSPPVQEKGPSEEECRKLSLMEELVDAFSALKIPEKFMRDAIIKILNEVLDRNEPFHTKTIEFLQVLRKEAKLSNSAVLEAFKSVVNGISEKEKTIPKITTIIASLLARAVSVNLCKLTDISSYTDNGQHYPLFLLVLQHLHKQLGKPVLQEMFNKSKVNLMTSLPECDRNKERMAEILEDRNLSFIYPLLRVQSELWKQILLDDNPQHFYKWIKENVEAICYTDPGFITAVMTVLLKYISQESSKLEEERKRVEKEKEIFTKYCPVLHAFLHSNIDLQLIAIYAIQVYWYDIGYPKGVLLRWFQEMYEMSVIEEDAFLRYKEDVTDTYPGKGKALFQVNQWLTWLAEAEDEDDEEED encoded by the exons ATGTATGCGCAGTTGTGCAAGCGCATTGAGAAAGAGCTAGAAACCGACATCGATAAGAACAAATCGAGCACTTTTCTGCAGATTTTGCTGAACGTTTGTCGCGATAAGTTTGAAAATCGCGTACAATACAGTGAGAAGATTATCAATTCTGAAAGCACACTCACCGATGatttggaggaaaagaaaaatgtcgcTAAACAGAAAATACTGGGCAACGTTAAGTTCATTGGCGAGCTATACAAACTCGACATGCTGGCCGAACCGCATTTACACAAGATGCTCCGCTCGCTGTTCACCAACAAGTCAAGCTCGTCGACGGAGAAGAACTGCGAGGACATGGAATGTTTGGCCCAGCTCATTCGGACATGTGGAAAGAATCTGGATACAGAGTTGGGAAAACAGCTGATGGATCAGTACTTCGATAGGATGGAACAGTACTCGCTGTCGTCGAAGTTTCCACCGCGTATCCGGTTTATGCTACGCGATCTAATCGAGTTGCGCAAAAACAACTGGACTCCCCGTAAGGTGGCCCTGGTCGAGGGTCCGGCCCCGATACAGGAGTTGAATCATGACGACGACGTGCTTCCACCAGGACTTAACCACCTGCGCAACCGCGATCGGGATTATCGTAATAACGATCGTAGCGAGCAGCGCGACTGGATTAGCAAATTTACGTTGAATCTGCAGCATCTCAACGATGGCTTCAATTTGCTGGGTGTTTCGAGTCCTTCCCCGTTACTTCCTAG CTATAATCAATCGTCGAATGGTTATGGAAACCGAGATCATCGAGAcaatggtggcggtggaggtggtggaggtggaaacTACCGTATGCATAATAATCGCACCAACCAGAACAATTATGGcaacaacatgcgttacaacAAGCACAGCAataaccatcaccatcatcaaggcggtggtggtggaggtagcGGTGGTTCTATCCGAGATAGTAGCAGTGGATCCCACAACTCTCCGTACGGCAACTCCAACATGATGAACAACAAGGATTTGGCTCCACGCTTCAAACGCAATCTGATGACTCCGCCACAAAATCCAGTTGAAGAGTTACAAATGCGTCCAACACCCAACAGCTTACTGTTTAAGGCAAATATGAACATAAAAACACAGCTGCCCATTTCTTCTCCGATGGGAGTTGGCGGTGTTGGTGGCGGTAGCAAAATTACTTACAATTCCCAATCTGTGAACGAGTTTTCATCGCCTCTGACCACTCGTACATTACTGAGCGAACAGCGTAATGCTAGCCAGATCAACAGTAGTGCCTTTTCGGGAGGCAGCAACGCAGGATCTAGCTTCGATGGTTCTGGGGTCTCTGGCAGCTCTTCAATGCCCAACTCTGTTGCTAATAATAGTCAAATTAACAACAGTGCAGTAGGAAACAACTCCAACGTGATGAGTTCTGGTCGTAGTGCAGGAGGAATATCGAATGTAAATCAGAACGCATCATCCATCACGAtgggccatcatcatcaccaccagcagcagcaacacgtGTCCCATGGAATCAATCCTCGATCGATAGCAGGTACTGGAATGAATACCAATTATCATCATAATAATCAGCTTCAGCATAatcaaaaacatcaatatCATCACGAAGACTCTCAGCAACATTATTACACCCAACAACACGAACATCATGGAGGTCATCAACAGCAACGAGGGCACGGCGTAATAAATGGCGGTAGCGAGAGATCACTCATGCCACACGATGGGCATTCGCATAACAATCGGCACTACGATAGCCAAGCACATTCGTCGACCACATCGAATGTTATGTCTACAACCGGCCCGAATACTCCTGCTTCACCTGCAAACAACTTGGTACAGAACGAGCAAATGATTATTAAGCAGGCATCTTCAGAGAAGctcgagaagaaaaacaaaaaagataaGGGACCGGGTAAGGACGAATACCTAGTGCGGGTTGCGGCATTTGTGAGTGATGTATTGCTGGAgaacataaaacaacaaatcgcTGAGGATGAACAACAACATAACATTAATGAAATAGGAAGTTCAAAAGAGCCTGCTTccaataatgaaaaaaataaagcggTGCAAGAGATTGTTATAGAGGTGGTCGATAAGCAGTCGAATGATAAGCCCCCCACTACAACTGAACAGGAGGAGGGTTCTGAGGATGAAAAGAGGGAAAGTTTATCCGAAACTACTTCTTCGCACCCTGACAGCTCCTCTTTTATCGATACAGCTAAACAAGAAACGGGGCTTGACTCACAAGAGACCCGGGATTTTAAAACACAACAGTTTGAGGCAAATGAAACGACTGCTGGAGAGCttggaatggaagaaaaagttgACGTTGGTTCGGAGACCAACAAAGAGACAAATGCAGTTCTATTCGTCGACCAAGAAcagatcaaagaaaacataattgaACAATCTCCTCCGGTGCAAGAGAAAGGCCCTTCAGAGGAAGAATGTCGCAAACTGTCATTGATGGAGGAGTTAGTAGACGCATTTAGTGCGCTGAAAATTCCGGAAAAGTTTATGCGGGATGCGATTATCAAAATTCTGAATGAAGTTCTCGACCGTAATGAACCTTTCCATACGAAGACGATCGAGTTTCTGCAGGTGTTGCGTAAGGAGGCAAAGCTGTCCAACAGTGCTGTTCTCGAAGCCTTCAAGTCGGTGGTGAACGGAAttagtgaaaaagaaaaaactattCCTAAGATCACTACTATCATAGCATCACTGCTGGCCCGTGCGGTATCCGTTAATCTTTGCAAACTAACAGACATTTCGAGCTACACGGACAATGGACAACACTATCCACTCTTCTTGCTCGTCCTGCAGCATCTACACAAACAGCTCGGCAAACCGGTGTTACAGGAGATGTTTAACAAGAGCAAGGTTAATTTGATGACCAGTTTGCCTGAGTGTGATCGCAATAAAGAACGTATGGCCGAGATACTGGAGGATCGCAATCTTAGCTTCATATACCCGTTGTTACGCGTGCAGTCCGAGCTGTGGAAGCAGATTCTGTTGGACGACAACCCACAACATTTCTACAAGTGGATCAAGGAAAATGTCGAAGCGATTTGTTATACGGATCCTGGATTCATCACGGCCGTTATGACGGTGCTGCTGAAGTACATCAGTCAG GAATCAAGCAAACTGGAGGAGGAAAGAAAGCgagtcgaaaaagaaaaggaaattttcACCAAGTACTGCCCCGTGCTGCATGCTTTCCTGCACAGCAATATTGATCTACAACTGATCGCTATATACGCAATTCAAGTTTACTGGTATGACATCGGCTATCCCAAAG GAGTCCTGTTGCGTTGGTTCCAAGAGATGTACGAAATGAGTGTTATCGAAGAGGATGCTTTTCTGCGGTACAAGGAAGATGTCACTGATACATACCCAGGCAAAGGCAAAGCACTATTCCAGGTCAATCAGTGGCTTACATGGCTGGCCGAAGCAGAAGATGAAGACGACGAAGAGGAAGATTAA